A single Oncorhynchus mykiss isolate Arlee chromosome 24, USDA_OmykA_1.1, whole genome shotgun sequence DNA region contains:
- the LOC110503679 gene encoding uncharacterized protein LOC110503679 isoform X1, with translation MLWKCMELREVPEERFENHCCREEMFRSPQILALTCPVRTLLLLSVRDPRVPALPEHACQRGNGPKAGRSLCQGDGGEEAVPLSSAISSHLVSRSTSGCESCLLNTAPQHPLQKATPPNRPQLSQDSSFVSLKHTPRLPVIVACDPWKTTSLEHLDNSKATECSSDRKCLLQRRQTDNGSQCLSAEVKVNITFSVKSNSYSPVQSGKIHKDIFHRLLVSTPKQWTVDPQRLLSLQSQGLHQSAASGPEGALRECLSLVNEARCRQSLEPNVALYEKDVRGERGPSEAQWKWASVLVSLCSVDGEPAFLFTLRSTALKGRHKGDVSFAGGKRDPSDKDVVDTALREACEELGITVATNQVWGVLKPIRDMSGMMIAPVLANLGPLEALSFKPNPAEVEEIFTLSLSHVCSPQNQGYTHFRTGERYGYTLPVFRNGKHRVWGLTAVALEHTLKLITPP, from the exons ATGCTTTGGAAATGCATGGAACTGCGGGAGGTCCCAGAGGAGCGGTTTGAGAATCACTGCTGCAGGGAAGA AATGTTCAGGAGTCCACAAATTCTGGCCTTGACATGCCCTGTCAGAACCCTACTGCTGCTGTCTGTCAGAGACCCCCGCGTGCCTGCCCTACCTGAACACGCCTGTCAGAGGGGGAATGGACCCAAAGCAGGGAGAAGTCTCTGTcagggggatggaggggaggaggcagTGCCCCTCTCATCAGCCATCTCTTCACACCTTGTTAGCAGAAGCACCTCTGGTTGTGAAAGCTGTCTCCTTAACACCGCACCTCAACACCCCTTACAAAAAGCCACCCCTCCCAACCGACCTCAATTGTCTCAGGACTCTAGCTTTGTCTCTTTGAAACATACACCACGACTGCCGGTGATAGTAGCATGTGACCCTTGGAAAACCACTTCATTGGAACATTTGGACAATTCCAAAGCCACCGAATGTTCTAGCGACCGTAAGTGCCTTCTACAAAGGAGGCAAACTGACAATGGTAGCCAATGTTTGTCTGCTGAGGTGAAGGTCAACATCACATTCAGTGTTAAAAGTAATAGTTACAGTCCTGTTCAAAGTGGCAAGATTCACAAGGACATTTTTCACAGACTGCTTGTGTCCACACCCAAACAGTGGACTGTGGATCCCCAGCGACTCCTTTCACTCCAGAGCCAAGGCCTGCACCAGTCTGCTGCCTCCGGCCCTGAGGGTGCCCTGAGGGAGTGCCTTTCGCTGGTGAACGAGGCGCGCTGCCGGCAGAGCCTGGAGCCTAATGTGGCTCTGTATGAGAAAGACGTCCGGGGGGAAAGGGGGCCCAGTGAGGCCCAGTGGAAGTGGGCGTCTGTGCTGGTCTCTCTTTGCTCTGTGGATGGAGAGCCCGCCTTCCTGTTCACCCTCAGATCCACAGCACTGAAGGGCAGACACAAGGGCGACGTCAG TTTTGCAGGAGGCAAGCGTGACCCCTCGGACAAGGACGTTGTGGACACCGCCCTGAGAGAAGCTTGTGAGGAACTGGGCATCACTGTGGCAACAAACCAAGTGTGGGGCGTGCTGAAACCAATCCGGGATATG TCTGGAATGATGATAGCCCCTGTACTGGCCAACCTCGGCCCCCTGGAGGCGCTGTCGTTCAAGCCAAATCCTGCCGAG gTAGAAGAGATTTTCACCCTGTCGCTCTCCCACGTATGCAGTCCCCAGAATCAGGGATACACCCACTTCCGTACCGGTGAGCGCTACGGATACACCCTGCCCGTGTTCCGCAACGGGAAGCACCGCGTGTGGGGCCTCACTGCTGTGGCCCTCGAACACACGCTCAAACTCATCACGCCGCCATGA
- the LOC110503679 gene encoding uncharacterized protein LOC110503679 isoform X2, which yields MFRSPQILALTCPVRTLLLLSVRDPRVPALPEHACQRGNGPKAGRSLCQGDGGEEAVPLSSAISSHLVSRSTSGCESCLLNTAPQHPLQKATPPNRPQLSQDSSFVSLKHTPRLPVIVACDPWKTTSLEHLDNSKATECSSDRKCLLQRRQTDNGSQCLSAEVKVNITFSVKSNSYSPVQSGKIHKDIFHRLLVSTPKQWTVDPQRLLSLQSQGLHQSAASGPEGALRECLSLVNEARCRQSLEPNVALYEKDVRGERGPSEAQWKWASVLVSLCSVDGEPAFLFTLRSTALKGRHKGDVSFAGGKRDPSDKDVVDTALREACEELGITVATNQVWGVLKPIRDMSGMMIAPVLANLGPLEALSFKPNPAEVEEIFTLSLSHVCSPQNQGYTHFRTGERYGYTLPVFRNGKHRVWGLTAVALEHTLKLITPP from the exons ATGTTCAGGAGTCCACAAATTCTGGCCTTGACATGCCCTGTCAGAACCCTACTGCTGCTGTCTGTCAGAGACCCCCGCGTGCCTGCCCTACCTGAACACGCCTGTCAGAGGGGGAATGGACCCAAAGCAGGGAGAAGTCTCTGTcagggggatggaggggaggaggcagTGCCCCTCTCATCAGCCATCTCTTCACACCTTGTTAGCAGAAGCACCTCTGGTTGTGAAAGCTGTCTCCTTAACACCGCACCTCAACACCCCTTACAAAAAGCCACCCCTCCCAACCGACCTCAATTGTCTCAGGACTCTAGCTTTGTCTCTTTGAAACATACACCACGACTGCCGGTGATAGTAGCATGTGACCCTTGGAAAACCACTTCATTGGAACATTTGGACAATTCCAAAGCCACCGAATGTTCTAGCGACCGTAAGTGCCTTCTACAAAGGAGGCAAACTGACAATGGTAGCCAATGTTTGTCTGCTGAGGTGAAGGTCAACATCACATTCAGTGTTAAAAGTAATAGTTACAGTCCTGTTCAAAGTGGCAAGATTCACAAGGACATTTTTCACAGACTGCTTGTGTCCACACCCAAACAGTGGACTGTGGATCCCCAGCGACTCCTTTCACTCCAGAGCCAAGGCCTGCACCAGTCTGCTGCCTCCGGCCCTGAGGGTGCCCTGAGGGAGTGCCTTTCGCTGGTGAACGAGGCGCGCTGCCGGCAGAGCCTGGAGCCTAATGTGGCTCTGTATGAGAAAGACGTCCGGGGGGAAAGGGGGCCCAGTGAGGCCCAGTGGAAGTGGGCGTCTGTGCTGGTCTCTCTTTGCTCTGTGGATGGAGAGCCCGCCTTCCTGTTCACCCTCAGATCCACAGCACTGAAGGGCAGACACAAGGGCGACGTCAG TTTTGCAGGAGGCAAGCGTGACCCCTCGGACAAGGACGTTGTGGACACCGCCCTGAGAGAAGCTTGTGAGGAACTGGGCATCACTGTGGCAACAAACCAAGTGTGGGGCGTGCTGAAACCAATCCGGGATATG TCTGGAATGATGATAGCCCCTGTACTGGCCAACCTCGGCCCCCTGGAGGCGCTGTCGTTCAAGCCAAATCCTGCCGAG gTAGAAGAGATTTTCACCCTGTCGCTCTCCCACGTATGCAGTCCCCAGAATCAGGGATACACCCACTTCCGTACCGGTGAGCGCTACGGATACACCCTGCCCGTGTTCCGCAACGGGAAGCACCGCGTGTGGGGCCTCACTGCTGTGGCCCTCGAACACACGCTCAAACTCATCACGCCGCCATGA
- the LOC110503680 gene encoding membrane frizzled-related protein-like, with protein MTDLTEVSVYSESSDIYKNVFCNPAFELDGEREEKVEGFSSASTAMALEPVKSPAAIIRGVFSVCVMRLRGPWCSWGAVVVSVAAVLLVAALGLALVLIFTQLKGQSVDGEVVSTNPLDLLTGDGLPRDLPTTSTNHSQRDITVAPQPARYPTPETSCGGVLTASEGSFSSPNHPGSYPPDSLCVWVIRACPPSLVQIHVSSLTIEGPSPCLFDWLEVQEETEQPSVVTRFCGNVAPPTVNTNSSTVWVTFRSDGSIGGSGFIAQYHAITLEQKSCSREEFMCDHGRCILPVSVCDGQPNCHDLSDEANCSHKHKECGGQKTGLYGYLASPNHPKPYPQQQLCTWQISVEEGHVIRLSFHNFSLETQDVCEFDYVEVRDSADTGAGRVLGRYCGTSLPPELTSSGPQITVVFVADEGVADSGFNASYQAISLSERTCSPTQFACSSGECLHQEWLCDGWTDCADGTDEHNCDNSTYPTFSLSCEPIEVEMCQGLSYNHTSFPNIWLSIADQREAATLLRQYMVLMELACFQPLRRLVCGMFMPHCSPQGGVLQPCRSVCSWAAQQCSQALDVFTFSWPFNCHLLPDSQDPMECSSP; from the exons ATGACAGACCTCACCGAAGTATCTGTTTACTCAGAATCCTCGGACATTTACAAG AATGTTTTCTGCAACCCTGCGTTTGAGCTTGATGGTGAGCGTGAGGAGAAAGTGGAAGGATTCAGTTCTGCCAGTACTGCCATGGCCCTAGAGCCAGTAAAGAGCCCAGCTGCAATCA tccgaggtgtgttcagtgtgtgtgtgatgcgtcTGCGGGGCCCGTGGTGTAGCTGGGGGGCCGTGGTGGTCTCTGTTGCAGCTGTGCTCCTGGTAGCAGCTCTGGGCCTGGCACTGGTGCTCATCTTCACAC AGCTAAAGGGGCAGAGTGTGGATGGGGAAGTGGTGTCGACCAATCCCCTGGACTTGTTGACTGGAGATGGACTGCCTCGTGATCTACCCACAACCTCCACCAACCACAGTCAGAGGGACATTACAGTGGCCCCACAGCCAGCCAGATACCCTACCCCTGAAACTA GTTGTGGGGGTGTATTGACAGCCTCAGAGGGCAGCTTTAGCTCCCCCAACCACCCTGGATCGTATCCCCCGGACTCGCTGTGTGTCTGGGTGATACGGGCGTGCCCTCCATCCCTGGTCCAGATCCATGTGTCCTCTCTGACCATAGAAGGACCATCCCCCTGCCTCTTTGACTGGCTGGAGGTTCAGGAGGAGACGGAGCAGCCTTCTGTTGTCACCAG GTTCTGCGGCAACGTGGCACCCCCTACTGTGAACACCAACAGCAGCACTGTGTGGGTGACCTTCCGCTCTGACGGGAGCATCGGAGGCAGTGGCTTTATCGCCCAGTACCACGCCATCACACTTGAACAGA AGAGCTGCTCCAGGGAGGAGTTTATGTGTGACCACGGGCGCTGCATCCtgcctgtgtcagtgtgtgacGGTCAGCCCAACTGTcatgacctctctgatgaggcCAACTGCAGCCACAAGCACAAAG AGTGTGGGGGCCAAAAGACTGGACTCTACGGCTACCTGGCGAGTCCAAACCACCCAAAGCCTTACCCTCAACAACAG TTGTGCACATGGCAGATCTCTGTGGAGGAGGGTCATGTGATCAGGCTGAGTTTCCATAACTTCAGTCTGGAGACTCAGGACGTGTGTGAGTTTGACTATGTAGAGGTGCGTGACAGTGCTGATACCGGGGCCGGCAGAGTACTCGGACG GTACTGTGGCACCAGCCTGCCTCCTGAGCTGACCTCCTCTGGGCCTCAGATAACCGTGGTATTTGTGGCTGACGAGGGTGTGGCAGACAGTGGCTTCAACGCGTCCTACCAGGCCATCTCCCTCTCTGAga GAACATGCAGTCCTACTCAGTTTGCCTGCAGTAGTGGAGAGTGCCTGCACCAGGAGTGGCTGTGTGATGGCTGGACTGACTGTGCAGACGGGACAGATGAGCACAACTGTGACAACTCGACCTATCCCACTTTCA GCTTGTCCTGTGAGCCCATCGAGGTGGAGATGtgtcagggcctgagctacaacCACACCTCCTTCCCCAACATTTGGCTGTCCATCGCTGACCAGAGAGAGGCAGCCACGCTGCTCCGTCAGTACATG GTGCTGATGGAGCTGGCGTGTTTCCAGCCCCTGCGCAGGCTGGTGTGTGGGATGTTCATGCCCCACTGCAGCCCTCAGGGTGGGGTGCTGCAGCCCTGCCGCTCAGTGTGCTCCTGGGCAGCGCAGCAGTGTAGTCAGGCCCTGGACGTCTTCACCTTCAGCTGGCCCTTCAACTGCCACCTGCTACCTGACTCCCAAGACCCTATGGAGTGCTCCAGCCCTTGA